Part of the candidate division KSB1 bacterium genome is shown below.
ATGGGCATTGATAACAAGTGGAATTAAGACGATAAAATTGCCAAGAAAAATCACGAAAAGACTTTGCCACCAATTCATGCCGGCGCTGATCATGCTGGCCGCCAGCATATAAGTTGGGACACATACACTCATCCCGACCCAGAGCGCCGCGATATGCCAATAGTTCCAGGTTCGTTCACTTATTTTAGTGGGAGAGATATCGGCGTTGCTCAATCGGCTTTCAGGAAGGTCGTGAGAAAGCTCGACCAATTCATACAAATTCGAGGGTTTCCGCATCAATCTCTTTCTTTAGAATATTAAGATTTATTCGCTCTTTGAAACGCCTGGGTTAGCACTCTTTTGGTCAATACTTTGGCCAGATGCCGGCGAAATTTAGCAGAGGCATGGATATCGTTTGGAGGGTCGATGTCCGATGAAGAGACCATCTCAGCCGCCGCTTCAATCACCTTCGCACTTGCCTTTTCCCCGATCAATAATTGTTCTGCTTTATGGGCTTGAACCGGAGCATCACCTACGCTTAGAAGGGTGATCGCTGCATTTTCACATTTTCCGTGCTCATCCAATGTAACCACTGCCGCGACGCCAACCATGGCATAGTCTCCATGGCGGCGGGATATTTCTTGAAAAGCACATCCACTCCTCTTTGCCAAAACCGGAATTGAAATTTCAGTAAGGATCTCTTCCGGTTGTAAATCCGTAGAAAATAATCCAATAAAAAAATCCTGAGCAACTACCCATCGTTCACCACTTTTTTTAACCAGTTTGAATTTTGCTTCCAGGGCAAGCGCAAGCGCAGGGAGTTCTCCGGAAGGATCGGCGTGGGCAATGCTGCCGCCAATTGTGCCGCGATTTCGAATTTGGGGATGAGCAATAAATGGCATGGCTTCATGAATAAGTGGGGCTTGATCTTTTATCAATTCACTTTTTTCAATTTGCCGTTGGCGGGTCATCGCACCGATCCGAATAGCGCCAGATTCGCTCTGATTAACAAAAAATAAATCCTTCACTTTGTTTAGATCGATTAATACGGCTGGTTGAGCCAAACGGAAATTCATGGTCGGAATCAAGCTTTGTCCGCCAGCCAAAATTTTGGCATCGTAACCATAATTTTCCAGATGGTCTAATGCTTCATCAATAGAAGTCGGGGCGAAGAATTTAAATGGGGCTGGTTTCATTTGTCTGATACTAAACTTGAAAAGTACTACTAATCTTTAAGTTTGATTTGCAATTCTTTATTTAATGCTTCCAGGCCCTGCTTTGTCATACTTTTCCCGACGGAATCCAACAATCTTTGACCGACAATCGCTATCTTTCCGCCAATGCTCAGTTCCGCTGTATACTTCATCAAAGTTGAATTTTCCGACTCTTCAGTCAATTCTATATTCGCTAAGCCGTTCACAAATCCGGGAATGCCTTTGGCCGATATTTGCATTTTAAAACTTTCAGGATGTGTCTTGTCTGTAAGCTTAATTTGAATAGTAAATTTGCCACTAACGGGCCCAATCCCGACTCTCAGTAAGCCACTGTATTCATCCTCACCGATTTGTTCCAGACTCTCAGTTCCAGGTATGGCTTTTGCCAATAATTTTGGATCCATGAGCGCTTCCCAGACCTTTTCACGATTTCCTTGAAACAAAAATTCATTTTCTATTTTCATTTAACTGGTTTCCTTACTATTTCTTAAATCTTTTTTACCACAGAGGCACTGAGGCACAGAGATTAAAAAATGCCATAACTGCTTTATATTTGTTCTTTTTATTTTCTCATTTGTAACTCTGTGCCTCTGTGGTTATATTTTTTATTTATTCCTCGCCTCTTCAAAAATCTCAAAAAGACGGTTAGGGCTTAACGGAATTTCACAGATTTCCAAATTAAATTGTGATAAGGCATCTTCTACAGCTTGAGCGAACAACGCACCGGTTGGTATTGCTCCGGCTTCGCCTGCGCCTTTTACACCGAGAGGATTAAAAGGAGAAGGTGTTTCCGTATGGTCAGATTCAATATTCGGCACATCCAAAGAGGTTGGCAGAAGATAGTCCATAAAAGATGCATTCAACAGCTGTCCGTTGTCATCATAAATCAATTGTTCATAAAACGAATTTCCAATACCGTGCGCAACGCCTCCTTGAATTTGTCCCTCTAAGATCATTGGATTGATTACCTTGCCACAATCGTGGACAACGACATATCTTTTTATGTTAACCATCATGGTATCCACATCTACTTCAACAATCATGGCATGTGTACCATTGGCAGTACTGCCACGCTCAGGGCCAAAATAAGCAGTCGCTTCAAGACCGGGTTCTGTTCCCGGCTTTACGGCGCCACGGAGTGGGTTGGCCAGTTTTGCCAGTTCACCCAGCGAAATGTTTTTGTCCGGATTGTTTTTGACAAAGACTGATCCGGAATTTAGCTCAAGGTTGCCTTCAGTTGTTTCTAATACTTCACAAGCCAAATTAAATATTTTGTCTCGAACTGCTAGCGCCGCAGCATGACAGGCGTTACCGGCTACGACAGCGCCACGGCTGGCAAAGGTTCCGGTGCCCCAGTTAAATTCATTGGTATCCCCGGTCATCACTTTTACACTGCTCACCTCGACGGACAACACTTCGGATACAATTTGGGCAAATGAAGTAAAATGCCCTTGTCCCTGGGTGCCAACCCCAGTGGCCAGGCAAACTTCACCATTTGGATCTATGGAAACCCGTGCGCCCTCATAGGGGCCAATACCCGTTCCTTCGATGTAAGAAACAATGCCAATGCCAAGATGCTTTCCTTGTGAATGATGTTTTGATTTCTCTTTTATAAATTGGTCATAGCCAATAATCTTCTCGGCTTTTTCGAAACCAGGTTGATAATCACCACTGTCATACACTAACGGCTTAAAGTCCTGGAAGATAATTTGATGATTATGAGGAAACTGATCCGGCTTCAAAAAATTCCTCTTGCGAATAACTGTCCGATCAATATTTAATTCTTTTGCGGCAAAATCAAGCAGCCGTTCCATAACAAAAACACCGTGTTGGCGGCCTGCCCCTCGAACCGGTGTTACAGTAGTTTTATTGGTAAATACAGCCTTAAACTCAGAGTAATAATTGGGAATATCATACGGCCCCAAAAGCGTACATTGACTATTGATAGGAACTGTCAATCCATAAGGATCATAAGCGCCGGTATCATGGATGAATACGTCATGCACACCTAGTATTTTACCTTCTTTTGTTAAGGCAATTTCCGCATCATGGATCTGGCTCCGTTCCTGGGTCGTCGCAAAAAAGTTTTCTTTCCGATCTTCTGTCCACTTAACCGGCTGTTTCAATTTCATTGATATCCATGGGATCAATACTTCTTCCGGATAAAACATCATAATCTTAGGACCAAAACCTCCACCGATAAAAGGTGCAATCACCCTGACTTGATTTTGAGAAAGTCCCAGCATTGCCGCAAGGCCATTCCGAATAGGAATCGGTGCCTGGGTCGTATCCCATATCTTTAATTTCTTACTCTTATCGTTCCAATTCGCAACGACTACGCGATTTTCGATTGCTGCCGCAACACCCCGGTCGTATATAAAACGCCGTTTGATAATGCAATCAGCCTGGTTTTTGATCGACTCATAATTGCCTTTTTCCTGAATGACATGTGCTGCCAGATTGGATTTAAGATCATCATGAATTAAAGGAGCATCCGGTGATAATGCTTTTTCAATATCCACGACAGCACCATAAGGATCGATATCTACAAAAATATCATCCAATGCATCTTCAGCAACATAGCGGCTCTCCGCAACAACGACAGCTATCGCTTCTCCCACGTGCCTGACTTTATCTTTTGCCAATGGGACTTGCGTTCTTTCATGAAAGATCAAATCCTTGATGGGTGGAGGCGGTACCAACAAGGGTCCAGGTTGCCAATAATCCCCCAAATCTTCAGCTGTGTAAATAGCAATAACGCCCGGTCGTTTAAGCGCTTCAGAGACATCGATACTGTTGATTTTACCGTGAGCATAATCACTGCGGAGAAAAGCAGCGTGCAACATCCCACTAAGGTTCACATCATCTACAAACAAGGCTTGCCCGGTAAGCAGCAGCGGATCTTCGTTTCGTAAGATTGGTTTACCGAAGTACTTTTGCAATTTTGTTCTTTCTTAAAAAGTTACCACAGAGGCACTGAGACACAGAGTTTTTTAATCAAATCCACTAATCATTCGTTTAAATCCATCTACTAACTTTGGCACATTAAAATTGATTAACAAACCTAATCTTTTATTAGCAAGTTTTAAATAGGTTAACAATTGAGCTTCATGAACTGGCAATAAACTCTCTATTGCTTTCAATTCGACGATGATTTCGTTTTCAATTAAAATGTCTATTCTAAAATCTGAATCTAATTGAAATCCTTTATAATTGATAGGCAATGAAAGCTGCTTTTTATATTTAATTCCTTTAAGATTTAACTCTTTACACAAACAAGTTTCATATACTGATTCCAACAGACCAGGTCCGAGATTCTTATGAACTTCAATGGATGAATCGAGAATAATTCCGCTTAAACTATTTCTTTCTACTCGATTCATTTGTTTTCTCTGTGTCTCTGTGCCTCTGTGGTGAATATTCTTGCCTTTTATGAACTTCAATGGATGAATCGAGAATAATTCCGCTCAGTCTATTTCTTTCTTCTCGTTTCACTTTCTTTTCTCTGTGTCTCTGTGTCTCTGTGTCTCTGTGTCTCTGTGGTTTATCTTTATACCTTTGTGTTGAATAAAGTATTACTGCTTTTACAATATTCTGGTATCCCGTGCATCTGCAGAGATTACCTGATAATGCTTCTCTAATTTCTTGTTCACTGGGATTTTCATAATCTTCCAGGAAAGGGATTAAAGTAAGCAAAATACCAGGCGTGCAAAATCCACATTGCAATCCATGTGCTTCCCGGAAAGCTGATTGTAGCGGATGGAGGTTCTCGTCGCCATTTTTTGTCAAGCCTTCAACGGTAAGCAGATCATGTCCGTCTGCTTGCACAGCGAATAATATACAAGACCGAACTGCCTGGCCATCCAGTAAAATTGTACACGCACCACAAACACCATGCTCACAACCGACATGTGTACCGGTTAGGGTTAACTCCTGTCGGATAAAATCACTTAACAGCAGATTCGGAGGTATTGATCTCTCGTACTTCTCTCCATTTACCGAAAGTGAAAGTTTAATTTTCTCTATCATAAATATTTGTGGATGATTTAACTTAAATTAAAACATTATTTTACAGATTTATTTTATTTCAATCAAGAGAACTTTTGTGTTGAGGCACCCATTTTTATAAATTGATCAAATAATCAGACTTTTGCCTTTATAGAAAACATCAGCGGAATTGAGGGGCGCTCATTTTTTAGAACATATTGTCCAGGTTTTTTTGCTTCCAGAAATGGATAGCAATTATAGGAACTAAAAGGAAATTCATGAAGAAATTCGATTTCAAGTCCCGTTTTGATTAAAGCAGTAACAATCTCACCTAAGCCGTGCGTCCACTCATACGACTCTTGCGAAAAATCCGCATTCGGATTTGCATAAGATCCTTGCTGAAAAAAACGTTCCGGTTGAGAATGAAAGAAGTAACCATATTCAAATTCTCCATCATCATTTAACATACCTAGCAAAGGATGAAATTCAATCATATAAAGGAAACCACCAGGTTTGAGATAATGAGCAATCAAACTTGCCCATTTATTCAAATCATGCAGCCAATTAAGGACACCGTAAGATGTAAAGACGATATCGAATTTTTGGTTTAGACTATCCGGCAAATCGTATATATCCGAACAGATGAAATGTACAGGTATTTGTAATTCCCGGCTTAATGAATCGGCAAGAGAAATCGCTTCACTCGAAAAATCCACACCGGTTACTTGCGCCCCTTTCACCGCCCAGGAGAGTGAATCTAAGCCAAAATGGCATTGTAAGTGAAGGATGGATTTACCGGCAACTTCCCCAACTTCTTCTATTTCAATTTGTTTCAATGAATTGCGGCTTGATTTAAATTCTTCCAGGTTATAGAAATCTGACTTCTCGTGAATTCTTGTCAAACCATTCCACAATTTGCGATTGGTTTTTGAATAATTGTTTAGATCATTATTCAAACTTGACTTTTTCATTTAGCCTGTTTCTTGTTCATTTTTTGTGTCAGACTCGGCGATAATGAATTCGGCATCCCGATTTCGATCCGGCTTCTCGCCATCTGAAGTAAGAAATTTCGACCAACGAGAAATCAAATTCCCCGACAAATGTTTCACAAGAATTGCAATACTGTTGGATGCTTCATCCATTTGGTGAAAGAATTGTTTTTCATTTATTTGGTGAATAGAGTTTTCAATAAGTCCCTTATGTTTTATAAATTGGGTTTTTATTTCGTTGAGATAATTATCGAGCGGATCCATGACAGGGCGTAAAAGAAAAACTTCAACTGCGGAGTTTGTAAGTTCGTAGAAATATATTATCCTGGGTTCTCGCAAACACTGCGATTCATCTCATATGAATAATAATTTTCAAGATTGGCTTATGAATTTTAATTTTGTGATATTATGATGTAATCACTTAAAATATGAGCGCTTTCATTCAACAACAAATCTTTCTTCTTTTTATCCTTATTGGCATCAACATCCTTTGACGAATCCGAATCTTTCTTTTTATTCGCTTTTTCCCGTTCTTTTTTCCGTTTATCTTCTTGTAGCGTAACCCGTGTTTTCTCTCGACGATCTTTATACTCAGCCAGATTCTCTTTCAAACTGGCGAAATCCTCGTTTCTGGATAATCGTAGATTTGATCGACGATCCAATTGCGGTATAACCTTTGAAACAGCCTTTAGATTATCATATTGAAGGGGTTCGATTTCGTCCCATAACAAAGCATTGTCTCTCGAATTTTCACCGATCTCCATTAGATTAAATCGAGAAGGAAAGGAGATGTCCGGGATTACTCCCACATGTTGAGTACTGCCGCCATCGATACGATAAAATTTAGCTACGGTTAATTTAAGTTGACCCAATTTTTTCGATGGGTTTTTCACGTACCTGTTCAGATCAATGGCGTTTTGGACAGTACCTTTGCCAAAAGATTGACTGCCAATGATGATTCCTCTATTGTAATCCTGTATAGCTGCAGAAAATATTTCCGAAGCCGAAGCGCTAAGCCGGTTCATAAGTACTGCAAGCGGTCCATCATAAGCTAATTCTCTATCCGAATCTCTCTCTACATTAACTCTGCCACGCCGATCCCGAACTTGAACTACCGGACCTTGCTCAATAAACAACCCGGTTAATTCAACCGATTCATTCAAAAAACCACCGCCATTGTTACGAAGATCGATGATGATCCCATCGACTAATTGTTGTTTTAAATCATCCAATAGTTTTCTAACATCTCGACTGGTACTCTTGTATTCTTTTTCGCCTCTTCGCCTTGCTTCAAAATCTGAATAAAAAGTTGGGATTGTTATTACCCCAAATTTAAAGTCCTTTTCACCATGTTCAATTTCCAGGATTTCACTTTTTGCAGATTGATCTTCAAGTTTCACTTTATCTCGGACGATCGCAATAGTCTCAGGCGCCGCATTTGCACCTCTTTCTGCCGACAAAATTTGTAATTGCACCGTGGTCCCTTTCTTTCCCCGAATTAATTGAACCACATCATCCAGCCGCCAACCAACAACATCAACCAGTTCACCGTCAGGACCTTGAGCTACTCCTATGATTCTATCATTTGGAAATAAAAGTTTTCCTTTATCAGCAGGGCCCCCAGGAACAATCTCCACAACTTTTGTAAACTCATTTTCAGTCTGTAACCTGGCGCCAATCCCTTCAAATGCCTGGCTCATTCTAATTTTAAAATCATCAAAACTCTTAGGGGAGAAATAACTGGTGTGGGGATCAAATGATTCTGAAAGTGCGTTCATGAATATTTGAAAAACATCCTCACTTTGAAATTGAGACAGGTTGGTTTGAATTCTTTTATAGCGTTTTTCTAAAGTGCTGGTTATCCCCTCCCAATCTTTGCCGGAGAGTTTTAGATTAAGGGCATCATGTTTTAGGCGTTTGCGCCAAATTTCATCGAGTTCTGCTGTTGTCTTTGACCAGGGTAAAGTCTCACGATCAAATTCAATATATTCATCAATTGTAAAATCAAACTCTGTCTTGAGACGATTAAAAACATATTCCAACCGTTCCGCTAATCTTTGTTGATATACATTGAACATTGTGTAAGCAGCATCAACATCCCCTTTCTTTAAATAGTCATCCAATTGGTAACGATATTTTTCAAATGACTGGATATCCGACTCATGAAAATAAATGCGGCTGTGATCGAGACGATCGATATAACGGTCAAAAATTTCATAGGATAGAGAATCATTAATTTCTCTTTTCTGGTAGTGTTTTTGGGTTAACAAGCGCACTATAAGCCGGCTTATTTGCTGATGTTCCTGTTCCGGTGATAATTGTTGATAGGAAATTTTATCAGAATCATAGGTCTTGCTTCCCAATAAAATAGAAAGCGAAAGAACGAGTATAAAACCTTTTAATAATTTCTTTTTCATAAACCCAACCTCTTTATGAATTCTATCATAAATTATTTATTTATCTAATCATTTAATAGTTATCTTTACAAATTTATTGTTTTTATACGCCAAATTAAAGATTTATTTTCATAATTAATATTAATATTTTTTCTTTGGTCCTAGATTTTAAGAATTTTTTCATCAATCGGCAGGTTTAACGTTATCCATTAACGCAAATAATCCAGTCGGTGAGACAATGGGGTTCCACCCTGCCCCGAACCTGTTATGATTGCATCAACCTTCATCAAAAAATTCCTAAAGTAAAATAATCGCTCAAATTAAAACCTTAACCATTTGAATACAAAAGGAACTGGAATTTTCACATAAATCTAACTAGTTTGTGAAAACAAATTTGTTAGAACAAAGTAATGATCTATTTAGGCGAATGTTGAATATACAAG
Proteins encoded:
- a CDS encoding xanthine dehydrogenase family protein subunit M — protein: MKPAPFKFFAPTSIDEALDHLENYGYDAKILAGGQSLIPTMNFRLAQPAVLIDLNKVKDLFFVNQSESGAIRIGAMTRQRQIEKSELIKDQAPLIHEAMPFIAHPQIRNRGTIGGSIAHADPSGELPALALALEAKFKLVKKSGERWVVAQDFFIGLFSTDLQPEEILTEISIPVLAKRSGCAFQEISRRHGDYAMVGVAAVVTLDEHGKCENAAITLLSVGDAPVQAHKAEQLLIGEKASAKVIEAAAEMVSSSDIDPPNDIHASAKFRRHLAKVLTKRVLTQAFQRANKS
- a CDS encoding carbon monoxide dehydrogenase subunit G, producing MKIENEFLFQGNREKVWEALMDPKLLAKAIPGTESLEQIGEDEYSGLLRVGIGPVSGKFTIQIKLTDKTHPESFKMQISAKGIPGFVNGLANIELTEESENSTLMKYTAELSIGGKIAIVGQRLLDSVGKSMTKQGLEALNKELQIKLKD
- a CDS encoding xanthine dehydrogenase family protein — encoded protein: MLHAAFLRSDYAHGKINSIDVSEALKRPGVIAIYTAEDLGDYWQPGPLLVPPPPIKDLIFHERTQVPLAKDKVRHVGEAIAVVVAESRYVAEDALDDIFVDIDPYGAVVDIEKALSPDAPLIHDDLKSNLAAHVIQEKGNYESIKNQADCIIKRRFIYDRGVAAAIENRVVVANWNDKSKKLKIWDTTQAPIPIRNGLAAMLGLSQNQVRVIAPFIGGGFGPKIMMFYPEEVLIPWISMKLKQPVKWTEDRKENFFATTQERSQIHDAEIALTKEGKILGVHDVFIHDTGAYDPYGLTVPINSQCTLLGPYDIPNYYSEFKAVFTNKTTVTPVRGAGRQHGVFVMERLLDFAAKELNIDRTVIRKRNFLKPDQFPHNHQIIFQDFKPLVYDSGDYQPGFEKAEKIIGYDQFIKEKSKHHSQGKHLGIGIVSYIEGTGIGPYEGARVSIDPNGEVCLATGVGTQGQGHFTSFAQIVSEVLSVEVSSVKVMTGDTNEFNWGTGTFASRGAVVAGNACHAAALAVRDKIFNLACEVLETTEGNLELNSGSVFVKNNPDKNISLGELAKLANPLRGAVKPGTEPGLEATAYFGPERGSTANGTHAMIVEVDVDTMMVNIKRYVVVHDCGKVINPMILEGQIQGGVAHGIGNSFYEQLIYDDNGQLLNASFMDYLLPTSLDVPNIESDHTETPSPFNPLGVKGAGEAGAIPTGALFAQAVEDALSQFNLEICEIPLSPNRLFEIFEEARNK
- a CDS encoding GxxExxY protein: MNRVERNSLSGIILDSSIEVHKNLGPGLLESVYETCLCKELNLKGIKYKKQLSLPINYKGFQLDSDFRIDILIENEIIVELKAIESLLPVHEAQLLTYLKLANKRLGLLINFNVPKLVDGFKRMISGFD
- a CDS encoding (2Fe-2S)-binding protein, with translation MEKIKLSLSVNGEKYERSIPPNLLLSDFIRQELTLTGTHVGCEHGVCGACTILLDGQAVRSCILFAVQADGHDLLTVEGLTKNGDENLHPLQSAFREAHGLQCGFCTPGILLTLIPFLEDYENPSEQEIREALSGNLCRCTGYQNIVKAVILYSTQRYKDKPQRHRDTETQRHREKKVKREERNRLSGIILDSSIEVHKRQEYSPQRHRDTEKTNESSRKK
- a CDS encoding class I SAM-dependent methyltransferase, producing MKKSSLNNDLNNYSKTNRKLWNGLTRIHEKSDFYNLEEFKSSRNSLKQIEIEEVGEVAGKSILHLQCHFGLDSLSWAVKGAQVTGVDFSSEAISLADSLSRELQIPVHFICSDIYDLPDSLNQKFDIVFTSYGVLNWLHDLNKWASLIAHYLKPGGFLYMIEFHPLLGMLNDDGEFEYGYFFHSQPERFFQQGSYANPNADFSQESYEWTHGLGEIVTALIKTGLEIEFLHEFPFSSYNCYPFLEAKKPGQYVLKNERPSIPLMFSIKAKV
- a CDS encoding DUF1572 family protein, giving the protein MREPRIIYFYELTNSAVEVFLLRPVMDPLDNYLNEIKTQFIKHKGLIENSIHQINEKQFFHQMDEASNSIAILVKHLSGNLISRWSKFLTSDGEKPDRNRDAEFIIAESDTKNEQETG
- a CDS encoding carboxy terminal-processing peptidase; translation: MKKKLLKGFILVLSLSILLGSKTYDSDKISYQQLSPEQEHQQISRLIVRLLTQKHYQKREINDSLSYEIFDRYIDRLDHSRIYFHESDIQSFEKYRYQLDDYLKKGDVDAAYTMFNVYQQRLAERLEYVFNRLKTEFDFTIDEYIEFDRETLPWSKTTAELDEIWRKRLKHDALNLKLSGKDWEGITSTLEKRYKRIQTNLSQFQSEDVFQIFMNALSESFDPHTSYFSPKSFDDFKIRMSQAFEGIGARLQTENEFTKVVEIVPGGPADKGKLLFPNDRIIGVAQGPDGELVDVVGWRLDDVVQLIRGKKGTTVQLQILSAERGANAAPETIAIVRDKVKLEDQSAKSEILEIEHGEKDFKFGVITIPTFYSDFEARRRGEKEYKSTSRDVRKLLDDLKQQLVDGIIIDLRNNGGGFLNESVELTGLFIEQGPVVQVRDRRGRVNVERDSDRELAYDGPLAVLMNRLSASASEIFSAAIQDYNRGIIIGSQSFGKGTVQNAIDLNRYVKNPSKKLGQLKLTVAKFYRIDGGSTQHVGVIPDISFPSRFNLMEIGENSRDNALLWDEIEPLQYDNLKAVSKVIPQLDRRSNLRLSRNEDFASLKENLAEYKDRREKTRVTLQEDKRKKEREKANKKKDSDSSKDVDANKDKKKKDLLLNESAHILSDYIIISQN